A stretch of the Acidimicrobiales bacterium genome encodes the following:
- a CDS encoding adenylate/guanylate cyclase domain-containing protein — MAPETTPAREWSEARQGSGSEHPDDLPDTAHLSIVRTFCFADLTGFTRYTRENGPHAAVSLLEEFRAVSRDVAAKRGVRVSKWLGDGVMLVGTESTPIIAWGGHMIDHFGDVAELDMRIGMATGPALLFEGDDYIGEPVNLAAKLCTVAQPGEILASCEPDDLPAWIHVRKVGEVNIRGVGAIDGILRLGVSVR, encoded by the coding sequence GTGGCTCCCGAGACGACCCCCGCACGCGAATGGTCCGAGGCTCGACAGGGCAGCGGTTCCGAGCACCCCGACGATCTGCCGGACACCGCCCACCTGTCGATCGTTCGCACGTTCTGCTTCGCCGACCTGACCGGCTTCACCCGCTACACCCGGGAAAACGGACCCCACGCTGCTGTCTCCCTTCTTGAGGAGTTCCGCGCCGTGTCCCGTGATGTAGCCGCCAAGCGGGGCGTCAGGGTGTCTAAGTGGCTGGGAGATGGCGTCATGCTGGTCGGCACGGAGTCCACCCCGATCATCGCCTGGGGCGGCCACATGATCGACCACTTCGGGGACGTCGCTGAATTGGACATGCGGATCGGTATGGCCACTGGTCCAGCCCTGCTGTTTGAGGGCGACGACTACATCGGCGAGCCGGTGAACCTGGCCGCCAAGTTGTGCACCGTGGCCCAGCCAGGAGAGATCCTGGCCAGTTGCGAACCAGACGACCTCCCCGCGTGGATCCACGTGCGGAAAGTCGGCGAGGTGAACATCCGGGGCGTAGGAGCGATCGACGGCATCTTGCGCCTTGGGGTCTCCGTCCGCTGA
- the hemG gene encoding protoporphyrinogen oxidase translates to MAGRRVVVVGAGISGLTTAYRLVADHPDLAVTVLEAGPRVGGALVTSPLEGTGLEVDEGADAFLVRVPWATELCTELGLGDELVAPRVRQASLWLDGALRPLPMPNVLGLPLDPSTVAPGILEEADLDRLTGTGHPDVPLPDGDLSVGAVVRACVGDAVHERLVDPLLGGVNAGRADDLSCTIMAPQLLAAARSHDGLLGSLRAAHRSVDPTAPVFNAPRDGMGQLATALARRLGDRVRRNTPVVSLNRVSDGWAVGTAGGGTVAADAVVVATPAHAAATQLAPVAPDSAEILAKLVHASVVLTTVAFRRADLAVPEDRSGFLVGRSEGLLITACSFADRKWPHLDHGDHTVLRISCGRVDDDRPVDLDDRSLREALLTDLATTLGTDAPPSALRISRWPRSLVQFPVGHAGRMAEVDRDLSDRAPGVVLAGAARYGVGIPACIRSGTEAATAAAAHCS, encoded by the coding sequence GTGGCCGGTCGCCGGGTCGTGGTGGTGGGTGCCGGAATCTCCGGCTTGACCACTGCCTACCGCCTTGTCGCTGACCACCCCGATCTGGCTGTCACTGTGCTGGAGGCTGGCCCGCGGGTGGGTGGTGCCCTAGTCACTAGCCCCCTGGAGGGGACCGGCTTAGAGGTCGATGAGGGAGCCGATGCCTTCCTGGTCCGGGTGCCGTGGGCGACCGAACTGTGCACCGAGCTGGGTCTGGGCGACGAGCTGGTGGCCCCCAGAGTCCGACAGGCCTCTCTGTGGTTGGACGGAGCCCTGCGACCTCTCCCGATGCCCAACGTGCTCGGCCTTCCGCTGGACCCGTCGACCGTGGCCCCGGGCATCCTGGAGGAAGCCGACTTAGACCGGTTGACCGGTACTGGCCATCCCGACGTCCCACTCCCCGACGGTGACCTCAGCGTGGGTGCCGTGGTCCGTGCCTGCGTAGGTGACGCCGTCCATGAACGACTGGTGGACCCGCTCCTGGGCGGGGTGAATGCCGGACGGGCCGATGACCTCAGCTGCACCATCATGGCGCCCCAACTACTGGCTGCCGCCCGGTCTCACGACGGCCTACTGGGTTCACTGCGGGCCGCTCACCGGTCAGTCGATCCGACGGCCCCCGTGTTCAACGCCCCCCGGGATGGCATGGGGCAGCTGGCTACTGCCCTAGCCCGGCGCCTCGGCGACCGGGTCCGCCGAAATACGCCGGTGGTATCCCTCAACCGGGTGTCTGACGGCTGGGCGGTCGGCACGGCCGGCGGCGGGACAGTGGCCGCCGATGCCGTGGTGGTGGCCACGCCGGCCCACGCGGCGGCCACACAGTTGGCCCCGGTGGCCCCCGATAGCGCCGAGATCTTGGCCAAGCTCGTACACGCCTCGGTGGTACTGACCACCGTGGCCTTCCGGCGGGCCGACCTGGCGGTGCCCGAAGACCGGAGTGGGTTTCTGGTTGGCCGCTCGGAGGGCCTTCTGATTACCGCCTGCTCCTTTGCCGACCGCAAGTGGCCCCACCTGGACCACGGGGACCACACGGTCCTGCGGATCTCGTGCGGCCGGGTCGACGACGACCGACCCGTCGACCTCGATGACCGGTCGTTGCGCGAGGCCCTCCTGACTGACCTGGCAACCACGCTGGGCACCGATGCCCCGCCGTCTGCCCTCCGAATCTCTCGATGGCCGCGTTCTCTAGTCCAGTTCCCGGTCGGGCACGCTGGACGGATGGCCGAGGTAGACCGCGACCTGTCCGATCGGGCACCCGGGGTGGTGTTGGCCGGGGCGGCCCGCTACGGCGTGGGCATCCCGGCCTGCATCCGTTCGGGAACCGAGGCGGCGACCGCTGCCGCCGCCCACTGCTCCTGA
- the hemE gene encoding uroporphyrinogen decarboxylase produces the protein MSSPQADSPFLAACRAEPHQWTPVWFMRQAGRSLPEYRAVRGTGSILDAIADADLSAEITLQPVRRYGVDAAILYSDIVVPAHAVGFGVEVHPGIGPVVDRPFEKAADLQRLRPLEPEEDTPYVLETVRRVVAEGSVPLIGFAGAPFTVASYLIEGAPSRTYGRTKALMLGDPGLWHALLDRLADMALASLRSQVASGASAVQLFDSWAGALSPPAYERYVLPFSRRIFEGLDDLDVPSIHFGVGTGEILPLMATAGADVIGVDWRVPLDEARRRLGPDAVLQGNLDPAVCLGPAEVVEAEVADVLRRNGGHPGHVFNLGHGVLPETDPAILERVVEQVHAHPIGG, from the coding sequence GTGAGCTCACCGCAGGCCGACTCGCCGTTCCTCGCTGCCTGTCGGGCCGAGCCCCACCAGTGGACGCCGGTGTGGTTCATGCGCCAGGCCGGAAGGTCACTTCCCGAGTACAGGGCTGTCCGGGGAACGGGAAGCATCCTGGACGCCATCGCCGACGCCGACCTGTCGGCCGAGATCACCCTCCAGCCGGTCCGGCGCTACGGGGTCGACGCCGCCATTCTCTACTCCGACATCGTGGTTCCGGCCCATGCCGTGGGCTTCGGCGTGGAGGTCCACCCGGGAATCGGACCGGTCGTTGACCGGCCCTTCGAGAAGGCCGCCGACCTCCAGCGCCTGCGGCCCTTGGAGCCCGAGGAGGACACCCCCTACGTACTGGAGACGGTCCGCCGGGTGGTGGCCGAGGGGTCGGTTCCGCTGATCGGCTTCGCCGGGGCGCCATTCACCGTGGCCTCGTACCTAATCGAGGGGGCACCGTCGCGGACATACGGCCGCACCAAGGCCCTGATGCTGGGCGACCCCGGGCTGTGGCACGCCCTCCTGGACCGGTTGGCCGACATGGCCCTTGCCTCGCTGAGGTCCCAGGTGGCCAGCGGCGCATCGGCCGTACAACTCTTCGACAGCTGGGCTGGGGCCCTGAGTCCGCCAGCCTACGAACGCTACGTGTTGCCCTTCAGCCGCCGGATCTTCGAGGGGCTCGACGACCTGGACGTACCCAGTATCCACTTCGGGGTCGGTACCGGGGAGATCCTCCCGCTCATGGCTACTGCCGGAGCTGACGTGATCGGGGTGGACTGGCGGGTCCCCCTGGACGAGGCCCGCCGCCGGCTCGGTCCCGACGCTGTCCTGCAGGGCAACCTGGACCCCGCGGTGTGCCTAGGGCCGGCCGAGGTAGTGGAGGCCGAGGTAGCCGACGTCCTGCGCCGCAACGGCGGACACCCGGGCCACGTGTTCAACCTGGGCCACGGGGTGCTCCCGGAGACCGACCCGGCGATCCTGGAACGGGTCGTAGAACAGGTCCATGCCCACCCGATCGGCGGCTGA
- a CDS encoding patatin-like phospholipase family protein: protein MTTIGLVLGAGGLHAAAHHAGTLAALAEATGWDPRTADVVVGTSAGATTAVSLRAGLSAADHRSYYSRTPLSAEGQALVSRVTTPLDLKNPSDQPARRLPANPMLVVRELLSTGRPRPVVSLAGLLPIGTHDGSSLADRMREMHSDRWPDHPTWICAVDLDSGRRVVLGRDDVDTDVGSAVQASSAVPGWFVPVEVDGRRLVDGGVHSTTNADLVAALALDVVVVASSKTVGGIAGSAGGDGSLARAWHGRTLRREVEAVRRRGAAVLVLEPTVTDLARRPVDDRADVGLAEVCEAARISTLARLALPEAAAARRLLDSVAP, encoded by the coding sequence GTGACCACGATCGGGCTCGTACTCGGGGCCGGCGGCCTGCACGCCGCTGCCCATCACGCTGGAACCCTCGCCGCGCTCGCCGAGGCCACGGGCTGGGATCCCCGGACGGCCGACGTCGTCGTCGGAACCTCGGCTGGGGCCACCACTGCGGTCAGCCTCCGGGCCGGGCTCTCGGCGGCCGATCACCGCTCCTACTATTCTCGCACGCCGCTGTCCGCCGAGGGGCAGGCCCTGGTTAGCCGGGTGACGACCCCGTTAGACCTCAAGAACCCCTCCGACCAACCGGCCCGGCGGCTTCCGGCCAACCCGATGCTGGTCGTCCGCGAGCTGTTGTCTACCGGACGGCCCCGGCCGGTGGTTTCCCTGGCCGGGTTGCTCCCCATCGGTACCCACGACGGTTCCTCCCTGGCCGACCGAATGCGCGAGATGCACTCCGACCGCTGGCCCGACCACCCAACCTGGATCTGTGCTGTGGACCTGGACTCGGGCCGTCGGGTGGTGCTCGGTCGCGACGACGTCGACACCGATGTCGGTTCCGCCGTTCAGGCGTCCTCGGCTGTCCCCGGGTGGTTCGTCCCCGTGGAGGTCGACGGCCGGCGTTTGGTCGACGGTGGGGTGCACTCCACCACCAACGCCGACCTGGTGGCCGCTCTGGCCCTGGACGTGGTCGTGGTGGCTTCGTCCAAGACGGTAGGCGGAATAGCCGGGTCGGCAGGCGGGGACGGATCGCTGGCTCGGGCCTGGCACGGCCGGACCCTGCGACGGGAGGTGGAGGCGGTCAGGCGACGGGGGGCGGCCGTCTTGGTCCTGGAGCCCACGGTCACCGACTTGGCCCGACGTCCGGTAGACGACCGGGCTGATGTCGGGCTGGCCGAGGTGTGCGAGGCGGCCCGTATTTCGACTCTGGCCCGCCTCGCCCTACCTGAGGCAGCGGCCGCCCGACGGCTGCTGGATAGCGTCGCCCCGTGA
- a CDS encoding AAA family ATPase, which yields MTTEHPEMDVEQAYVDHAYACLESARDRALELTAMVEVGQGGTNQARFEREAIWDSVAARLGQLDMGDAALVFGRIDQEAEAGAGRFYIGRVGVWDVDQDPVVVDWRAPVAEAFYRATGPVPMGLERRRHLVSRGRVVVGIEDELFGDPERFRDGDGNRLKGEGALIAALETARTGRLGDIIGTIQAEQDDIIRAPLSGVHAVQGGPGTGKTVVALHRAAYLLYTHRFPLEGQGVLVLGPNRLFLAYIEQVLPSLGEAGVQMATLGDVVGGVRVDDRREQAEVGRLKGDLRMVRFITRAVRTRQRPLRADLRIGHGLQWLVLPVEESRRIVDQARRRYRTHNAARKFVEAEFYGALVASGRGDLDPEALRERLRGELSVREALEWMWPVLTPAQLLNDLLGSRALIRSADPSLTTEQVDALYRERVSQPDDLLWTASDAPLLDEARAVLGARPGRREEDTVRTYGHIVVDEVQDLSPMDLRMLDRRSLNGSMTVVGDIAQATGAWAHDNWEGILRHLPDRRPPERHELTVGYRIPGPLMDVAARVLAVAAPDLAPPRSVRGDGDPPRFVALTGEQAEKLDGLAEVVRSELEAVGAGNLAVVTTDSQAADVEDALERAGIAYGRPTRQGLDAQVAVVPVGLVKGLEVDGAVVVEPARMVREHAQGMRALYVALTRATRRVAIVHAEPLPPVLE from the coding sequence ATGACCACCGAACACCCCGAGATGGACGTCGAACAGGCCTACGTCGACCACGCCTATGCGTGTCTCGAGTCCGCCCGCGACCGGGCCCTGGAGCTGACTGCCATGGTCGAGGTGGGTCAGGGGGGCACCAACCAGGCTCGCTTCGAGCGCGAGGCCATCTGGGACTCGGTAGCCGCTCGTCTGGGGCAGCTGGACATGGGCGACGCCGCGCTGGTCTTCGGTCGCATCGACCAGGAGGCCGAGGCCGGCGCCGGCCGCTTTTACATCGGTCGGGTCGGGGTCTGGGACGTCGACCAAGATCCGGTGGTCGTGGACTGGCGCGCCCCAGTCGCCGAGGCTTTCTACCGGGCCACCGGTCCGGTGCCCATGGGCCTGGAAAGGCGCCGGCACCTGGTCAGCCGCGGCCGGGTCGTGGTGGGAATCGAGGACGAGTTGTTTGGCGACCCGGAGCGGTTCCGGGACGGCGACGGAAACCGCCTGAAGGGAGAGGGAGCCTTGATCGCCGCCCTCGAGACGGCCCGCACCGGTCGGCTGGGCGACATCATCGGGACGATCCAAGCTGAGCAGGACGACATTATCCGGGCACCGTTGTCCGGCGTCCACGCCGTGCAGGGCGGGCCAGGAACCGGAAAGACCGTGGTGGCCCTGCACCGGGCCGCCTACCTCCTGTACACCCACCGGTTCCCGCTGGAGGGGCAGGGTGTCCTGGTGCTCGGGCCCAACAGGCTCTTCCTGGCCTACATCGAGCAGGTGCTGCCGTCACTCGGGGAGGCCGGGGTCCAGATGGCCACCCTGGGGGATGTAGTAGGGGGCGTTCGGGTGGACGACCGTCGGGAGCAGGCCGAGGTGGGGCGCCTCAAGGGCGACCTTCGTATGGTGCGGTTCATCACCCGGGCCGTCCGGACCCGCCAGCGGCCGCTGCGGGCCGACCTTCGCATCGGCCACGGCCTGCAGTGGCTGGTCCTCCCGGTAGAGGAGTCCCGGCGAATCGTCGACCAGGCCCGGCGCCGGTACCGGACCCACAACGCGGCTCGAAAGTTCGTGGAGGCCGAGTTCTACGGGGCCCTGGTGGCCAGCGGCCGGGGCGATCTCGACCCCGAAGCCCTACGCGAGCGCCTACGGGGTGAGTTGTCGGTCCGCGAGGCCCTGGAGTGGATGTGGCCAGTGCTGACTCCGGCCCAGTTGCTCAACGACCTACTCGGATCCCGGGCCCTGATCCGGTCCGCCGACCCGTCGCTGACCACCGAGCAGGTTGACGCCCTGTACCGGGAGCGGGTGAGCCAGCCCGACGACCTCCTGTGGACAGCGTCCGACGCTCCGCTACTGGACGAGGCCCGAGCCGTCCTCGGGGCCCGCCCGGGGCGCCGCGAGGAGGACACCGTACGAACCTACGGACACATCGTGGTCGACGAGGTCCAGGACCTGTCCCCGATGGACCTCCGAATGCTGGACCGCCGTTCCCTGAACGGCTCGATGACGGTGGTTGGAGACATCGCCCAGGCCACGGGCGCTTGGGCCCACGACAACTGGGAAGGGATCCTGCGTCACCTACCGGATCGACGCCCGCCCGAGCGCCATGAGCTGACCGTGGGTTACCGAATCCCTGGACCGTTGATGGACGTGGCAGCCAGGGTCCTGGCCGTCGCCGCACCGGACCTGGCCCCACCCCGGTCGGTTCGTGGTGACGGCGACCCCCCACGGTTCGTGGCCCTAACCGGCGAACAGGCCGAGAAGCTGGACGGGCTGGCTGAGGTGGTCCGCAGCGAACTGGAGGCCGTGGGCGCCGGGAACCTGGCTGTCGTTACGACCGACTCGCAGGCCGCCGACGTCGAGGATGCCCTGGAACGGGCCGGAATCGCCTACGGCCGTCCGACCCGTCAGGGCCTGGACGCCCAAGTGGCCGTCGTCCCCGTCGGCCTGGTCAAGGGTCTGGAGGTCGACGGGGCCGTGGTTGTGGAACCGGCCCGTATGGTGCGGGAACACGCCCAGGGCATGCGGGCCCTTTATGTTGCTCTGACCCGGGCCACCAGGCGGGTGGCCATCGTTCACGCCGAGCCACTACCCCCAGTTTTGGAATAA
- a CDS encoding FtsX-like permease family protein, with amino-acid sequence MFRLTFRNITRRKLRFALTTLAVVLGVAFLSTSFFLTDRLRDTFDELATDISGELDLVVRASIDEGADRINRLPVPEEVLGFLQDVPGIRSVGPSVVGWNVVPLYTDDNGELTAIGTNGGAPQFGFNYGVPDGADYGNVLEDLSQLFITDGRAPLRTESISDPDIVGEFMLDNMTADEYGFTIGKTYTVSAPIGNRQFVLVGTANFGDPDENKNIGANISAFDEETAQEVANKVGVYDEIAIALVDDANEVAVMTAIRDRLDIATAEFRAFLSTLPEDQQNQLAVFAGAELEVVTAATKIAEDQSDFDQFLNIISSVLLGFSVIAVVVSAFIINNTFSIVIGQRVRELALLRALGATGRQISRSVRLEAVVIGVVASALGLIAGYLLAALLRWVLVKIGFGDLPGSIPIRPRTIVVASVVGVGATLLSSIGPSRRVRKIPPVAALRDDLRLTPTGLRRRLLVGGAVAVAGIGALAAGMTIEMSTRLILVAIGGGALAAFIGVYLLSPAITGQVATVLGWPIRKVYRVPGRLATDNARRSPRRTAATAAALTIGLALVSLAAVVSDSLKATFLSTMEQSVEADLFVYGDTFNPQAGFSTELGADLQKMAVQRPDLVKSVMTMRWTLGGVKIGDGYKDVVAAELAVLNAHMNLQVIEGSEFHAGTNGVLVHLDSATDLGLTIGDSVTAEFPGNRTIELTVAAIFEDSTLLGNWVVDVSVFDSHLPTAPLGWISVLFPVGADNDASRTAIEVYTDAYPQVVVENRSEFRDSQEKQLDQLLSIIQVFLGLSLVIAVLGITNTMALSVYERTRELGLLRAIGMTRRQLRRMIRWEAVIIALFGGLLGVAMGVLFGLAVIAALPETFVDIVSIPYTSLFGYLLVSGLFGMLAAILPARRASRLNVLDAISHE; translated from the coding sequence GTGTTCCGACTCACTTTCCGGAACATCACGCGCCGCAAGCTGCGGTTCGCCCTCACGACCCTGGCCGTGGTGTTGGGCGTCGCATTCCTGTCGACGTCGTTCTTCCTCACGGACCGGCTCCGAGACACTTTTGACGAGCTCGCTACCGACATCAGTGGCGAGTTGGACCTGGTCGTCCGGGCGTCGATCGACGAAGGAGCCGACCGAATCAACCGGCTCCCCGTACCGGAGGAGGTCCTTGGGTTCTTGCAGGACGTCCCTGGCATCCGATCCGTGGGACCGTCAGTCGTGGGATGGAATGTGGTCCCCCTGTACACCGACGACAACGGCGAACTCACAGCAATCGGCACCAACGGCGGAGCGCCACAGTTCGGCTTCAACTACGGAGTACCGGACGGGGCCGACTACGGGAACGTATTGGAGGACCTAAGCCAGCTCTTCATCACGGACGGTAGGGCCCCACTGCGCACCGAATCGATATCAGACCCGGACATCGTCGGTGAGTTCATGCTCGACAACATGACAGCCGACGAATACGGGTTCACCATTGGCAAGACGTACACGGTCAGCGCACCTATCGGTAACCGCCAATTCGTCCTCGTAGGAACGGCCAACTTCGGCGACCCGGACGAAAACAAGAACATCGGCGCCAACATCAGCGCATTCGACGAAGAGACTGCCCAGGAGGTCGCCAACAAGGTTGGCGTATACGACGAGATCGCCATCGCCCTGGTGGACGATGCGAACGAGGTTGCGGTAATGACCGCAATCCGGGATCGCCTCGACATAGCGACAGCCGAATTCCGCGCCTTCCTCTCAACCCTTCCAGAGGACCAACAGAACCAGCTAGCGGTATTCGCAGGCGCCGAGTTAGAGGTGGTGACAGCAGCCACCAAGATCGCCGAGGACCAGAGCGACTTCGACCAATTTCTAAACATCATCTCCTCAGTCCTTCTGGGTTTCTCGGTTATCGCCGTAGTGGTTAGTGCCTTCATCATCAACAACACGTTCTCGATCGTGATCGGGCAGCGAGTTCGCGAACTGGCCCTGCTCCGAGCGCTGGGGGCCACAGGCCGTCAGATCAGCCGATCGGTAAGGCTGGAGGCAGTTGTAATAGGTGTGGTCGCGAGCGCACTCGGTCTAATAGCCGGCTACCTACTGGCCGCTCTGCTCCGTTGGGTGCTTGTCAAGATCGGTTTCGGAGATTTGCCCGGCTCGATACCGATCCGACCCCGGACCATCGTTGTGGCCTCGGTGGTCGGAGTAGGCGCCACTCTCCTCTCCTCGATAGGACCATCACGACGCGTTCGGAAAATCCCACCGGTCGCTGCCCTACGAGACGACCTTCGACTTACCCCTACGGGTCTACGGCGTCGCCTCTTGGTAGGTGGTGCAGTGGCAGTCGCCGGTATCGGCGCCCTCGCCGCGGGTATGACCATCGAAATGTCCACCCGCTTGATCCTGGTCGCGATTGGAGGAGGCGCTCTCGCTGCATTCATAGGCGTATATCTGCTTAGTCCTGCGATAACCGGGCAGGTTGCGACCGTGCTCGGGTGGCCCATCCGCAAGGTGTACCGAGTACCCGGCCGATTAGCGACCGACAACGCTCGCCGCTCGCCGCGCCGCACCGCCGCAACCGCCGCCGCACTGACCATCGGGCTCGCCTTAGTGAGCCTCGCCGCAGTGGTGAGCGACTCTTTGAAAGCGACCTTTCTGAGCACTATGGAACAGAGTGTCGAGGCGGATCTCTTCGTATATGGGGACACGTTTAACCCACAGGCTGGCTTCTCCACTGAACTCGGGGCCGACCTACAGAAGATGGCTGTTCAAAGACCCGATCTCGTCAAGTCGGTAATGACGATGCGCTGGACTTTGGGTGGAGTGAAAATCGGTGACGGCTACAAGGACGTGGTGGCCGCCGAGCTCGCAGTCCTCAACGCGCACATGAACCTGCAGGTGATCGAGGGCTCCGAGTTCCACGCCGGGACCAATGGGGTGCTGGTCCATCTTGACTCGGCGACCGATCTGGGGCTCACCATCGGCGATTCAGTCACCGCCGAATTCCCAGGTAATCGGACGATCGAGTTGACCGTGGCAGCGATCTTTGAAGATTCAACCCTTCTAGGGAACTGGGTAGTCGACGTCTCGGTCTTTGACTCGCACCTTCCAACCGCGCCTCTTGGCTGGATCTCGGTGCTTTTCCCAGTCGGCGCTGACAACGATGCCTCTCGAACTGCTATCGAGGTCTACACCGATGCCTACCCGCAGGTCGTTGTAGAGAATCGATCCGAATTCCGCGATTCGCAGGAGAAGCAACTTGACCAGTTGCTGTCGATAATTCAGGTGTTCCTTGGTCTGTCACTGGTGATCGCCGTGTTGGGCATCACTAACACGATGGCCTTGTCGGTCTATGAGCGGACGCGAGAACTTGGCCTCTTGCGGGCCATCGGCATGACCCGCCGACAACTCCGACGGATGATCCGCTGGGAGGCCGTCATCATTGCCCTCTTCGGTGGCCTGCTTGGCGTGGCCATGGGTGTCCTCTTTGGCTTAGCAGTGATCGCTGCCCTACCCGAGACGTTCGTCGACATCGTGTCGATCCCCTACACAAGCTTGTTTGGCTACCTGCTGGTGTCCGGCCTGTTCGGGATGCTCGCCGCCATCCTGCCGGCCAGACGTGCCTCAAGGTTGAACGTGCTGGACGCCATATCCCACGAATAA